The Citrus sinensis cultivar Valencia sweet orange chromosome 4, DVS_A1.0, whole genome shotgun sequence DNA segment AAGAGAgcctaagaaaaaataagcaaTCTCAATCGGTTGCAGTCACAGAATTGATAATATATCACTGCTGCATCATCCGCCAATCTTACATGAATCATAACGAAAAAAAGTAGCAACAAATATCATCCAATTCCAGCCCCAACAATATGGAAATAATGATCAATTAACCGGTGACTAATGCATATAATTCAATAACTATGATAAAACCATAAATCAAACATCAAAAGCATATGGAAATTGGGGTACCAACACGGAGCAAGTTTCCCATCACGTAGTGGGCAATTGGACAATGGACATGTGacacaattatttaaaaaaagaaaaattgtagATTAAACAGATGGTGGCACGTGGCAATACGGGCAAAGACAGACACGTCAATTAACACCAACCACCATGTTTGATAACGTAACTACACTGTCCCAAAAATGATTATGAttgtagaaaatgaaaaggtaGACTCTTAACAACAAATGGGCACCTGAAATTCATTCTTTTCAAAGAATcggaggaaaaaaataattgggaTTGTATTTCTGAGAAGAAGCTTCGTACACAAACCGCAAATGGGTTGTGCGGAAACGAGAGAAGCGGGAAACAATTTAACactttggtaaattttgtttactttatATGCgatttttctcaatttatccctttgaagaaatcaaacaGATGAGAGGCACGGCGTAAAAGAAGAGAGTTAAGAGTGACAGACAGCTTTTGTAGAACTTTTTTTGACCGTTGGGTTATTTTCAGgctttttttgggggggggggggggggggggggggtgggatAGCTTTGGGCCCAATTTGTGGATCTGGCAACGTGATCCAAATCCAAACCAGCAGAGTTATTCCATAGGACTcacataattatattcattaaCGACCATCATTTTGAAACCAATTCATCTCCGCTTTGTATACATATATCTACACACACCACACAAGTGTTTGGGACTATATAATCATTCACAAGAAATtcactatttttaaatattattagaaaattatcaaacacCCACCTAACTTTTCATTATTTAGTAATGATTAATCGGTTTTTTACtggcaaagaaaaaataagagctttgtttgatatatttcaaatattatttttgtaatatttttcccCCATAAAAGTGAGAGTTAAAAGTGATAACAAACCAGAGAAAAGAAGGCCCACTTTTTCTACTTCTATTTTCAtaagcattaaaaattatgtatttctAGGTTAAGTACTTAAGTGCATCCATGAATACAAAAGACAGTTATTCAACATAATGAGAATTGTTTACCGCtgtaagaaaatgaaagaaatgagTCCTGAAGAAAGGAAAGCGAGCTTTACTCCTAGGGTATGCATATTTGGAGGAAAGGCATTTGCTACATATGTCCAAGCCAAAAGGATTGTCAAATTCATCACCGATGGTGGAGTCACTGTGAACCATGATCCAGATATTGGTGATCTTCTGAAGGTATGACTTTGTGCATAATGTCAACAAATCATGAAATCtggttacaatttttttttttttttttttttttttgccattGATAATCTTGGTTGTAGGTTGTCTTTGTTCCTGATTACAATGTCAGTGTCGCTGAGGTGCTCATTCCTAGCAGTGAGCTGTCCTAGCAATATAAGGTATTTGCTAAATTTGCTTGTACTATGAGGTTGCCACATACTACAATGAATAATATATGCAGCGTTATCATCTTTTCGCACTGATAACTGATCCATCTCATATGTATTAGTACCGCTGGAATGGAAGCCAACGAAATGagcaatataaaattaatttgcaatGAATGGATGCATCTGAATTGGAACACTAGAtggagctaatgtcaaaataaGACAAGAAGTTGGAGAAGAGAGCTTTTTCCTCTTTGGTGCAAGGGCTCACGAAATTGCAGGGCTAAGGAAAGAAAGAGCTGAGGGCAAGGTCAGCAATCAGCATTACCAATACAACAACATATCACaaagtaggaaaaaaaaaaaaaaaaaaagattatcgCAATGTTATTCAAAATTGGTCTATGAATTGTTATATATACAATTATGAAGAATTAATGGGATCACTGGAAGGAAATGAAGGTTATGGCCGCGCTGATTATTTCCTTGTTGGCAAGGACTTTCCAAGTTATATTGAGTGCCAAGAGAAAGTTGATGAGGCATACAGAGACCTGAAAGTGAGTAACGGTTCCTTAAATTTGGCTGTGCAAATACTTTTTACACTATGATTAATGACATGATTGGAACTGTGAGCAGAGATGGACCAAAATGTCAATCTTGAACACAGCCGGCTCCTATAAGCTCAGCAGTGATCGGACAATTCATGAATATGCTAGAGATATATGGAGGATTGAACTTGCTGTATTACCAAACGTAAGTAGAGAGTACAAGCTATAAATATGATTTCGTCGTTACCGCAGCTTTTGTTAATGGGTCAATAAAAGTATTGCAGTTGCATCTGGTAGAAATTAAGAACCAGCTCCCAGATGTTGGATGAcgttataaataagaataccAAAATGCTATTTGCTAGAtgctagttttatttatttacttattaattat contains these protein-coding regions:
- the LOC127901896 gene encoding alpha-1,4 glucan phosphorylase L-2 isozyme, chloroplastic/amyloplastic-like, translating into MKEMSPEERKASFTPRVCIFGGKAFATYVQAKRIVKFITDGGVTVNHDPDIGDLLKVVFVPDYNVSVAEVLIPSRIGTLDGANVKIRQEVGEESFFLFGARAHEIAGLRKERAEGKKKKKKDYRNVIQNWSMNCYIYNYEELMGSLEGNEGYGRADYFLVGKDFPSYIECQEKVDEAYRDLKRWTKMSILNTAGSYKLSSDRTIHEYARDIWRIELAVLPNVSREYKL